A genomic segment from Aegilops tauschii subsp. strangulata cultivar AL8/78 chromosome 1, Aet v6.0, whole genome shotgun sequence encodes:
- the LOC109786683 gene encoding uncharacterized protein, giving the protein MRGRETPPKARSGAATPSCPQSPLRITHDGEFYARLLTRESSLANPSFRYYGAGPAAVPFGWESQPGTPKDATSCCRKALPAVPAITPPPSYHARAATASSYGDSGRLQGRRSKGAPAGDRSCKCCCGGYRRLKWVKIGFIAAVFRRIALGRSRVSSSAASVQSSSSSTRWLFSGGSSSCLDEAGAHHYQYYEAPAMTGMLCLGVRPSPWMVKFCGGRREPVWVQGWP; this is encoded by the coding sequence ATGAGAGGGCGAGAGACGCCCCCCAAGGCTCGCAGCGGCGCGGCGACCCCGAGctgcccgcagagcccgctccgcATCACGCACGACGGCGAGTTCTACGCGCGGCTGCTCACCAGGGAGAGCTCCCTCGCCAACCCCTCCTTCCGCTACTACggcgccggccccgccgccgtgcCCTTCGGCTGGGAGTCCCAGCCGGGCACGCCCAAGGACGCCACCTCCTGCTGCAGGAAGGCGCTCCCCGCCGTCCCGGCCATCACCCCGCCGCCGTCCTACCACGCGCGGGCCGCCACCGCGTCGTCGTACGGCGACAGCGGCAGGCTGCAGGGCCGCAGGAGCAAGGGCGCCCCCGCCGGCGACAGGAGCTGCAAGTGCTGCTGCGGCGGCTACAGGAGGCTCAAGTGGGTCAAGATCGGCTTCATCGCCGCCGTGTTCCGCCGGATCGCGCTCGGCAGGTCCCGGGTGTCCTCGTCCGCGGCGTCGGTGCAGTCGTCCTCGTCGTCCACCCGCTGGCTCTTCTCCGGCGGCTCGAGCAGCTGCCTGGACGAAGCCGGCGCCCACCACTACCAGTACTACGAGGCGCCGGCCATGACGGGGATGCTCTGCCTCGGGGTCCGGCCGAGCCCGTGGATGGTGAAGTTCTGCGGCGGCCGGAGGGAACCCGTCTGGGTGCAGGGCTGGCCGTAG